CTGGAAGCCCGATGCGCGCGGCACCATCACCGGGCTGACGCGCGGCACGACGATGGCCCATATCGCCCGCGCGGCCCTGGAATCCATTGCCTATCAGAGTGCGGCCCTGCTCGGCGCCATGAGCCGCGACGCCGTGGCCACGGGCGGCACGCCGGTCAGCGAGCTACGCGTGGACGGCGGTGCCTGCGTGAACAATCTGCTGATGCAGTTCCAGGCCGACCTACTGGGCATTCCCGTGGTGCGCCCGGCCTGCGTGGAAACCACGGCCCTGGGTGCTGCCTATCTGGCCGGCCTGTCCAGCGGCGTCTATCAGAGCACCGAGGAGCTGTCGGCATTGTGGAAGGCCGAGCGCCGCTTCCTGCCCACGCTTGGCAAGGACCGCGCCGACGAGCTGATGCAGCGCTGGGAACAGGCCGTGCGCCAGACCACGGCACAGTAAAGCCGCTGCACCGGGCGCTGGCCAGGCAAGCGCTCAAACCCTCAAAAAAGCCATCAAAAAAGGGATGCCAAGGCATCCCTTTTTGCTTGGGCAGCAGCCGCTTTGAACGCTCAGTCTTCGTCACCCAGCAGCGCCTTGTGGATCACGGCGCCGATGATGGCGCCCACGATGGGAGCCAACCAGAACAGCCACAGTTGCTCCAGCGCGATGGCCGGCCCGAACAGTGCCGGGCCGGTGCTGCGGGCGGGGTTGACCGAGGTGTTGGTCACGGGAATGGAGATCAGGTGGATCAGCGTCAGGCACAGGCCGATGCTCATGCCCGCAAAGCCCACGGCAGCCTTCTTGGTGGTGGAGCCCAGGATCACCAGCAGAAACACGGCGGTCAGCACCACTTCGGTCACCAGCGCCGCAGCCATATTGAACTTGCCTGGCGAGTGATCCCCGTAGCCGTTGGTGGCCAGATCGGCCACCTGGGCGCCGGCCTTGCCACTGGCAATGAAATACAGCGCGGCGGCCGCCACAATGGCACCCAGCACCTGGGCAATGATGTAGCCGGGCAGCTCGGCAAAGCGAAAACGCCCCGCAACGGCCAGACCGACGGAGACCGCTGGATTGAAGTGACCGCCGGAGACGGGACCGAAGGCGTAAGCGCCCGTCAGCACTGTCAGGCCGAAGGCAAAGGACACGCCCAGCAGGCCGATGCCCACTTCGGGAAAGGCCGCTGCCAGCACCGCACTGCCGCAACCGCCAAACGTCAGCCAGAAAGTACCCAGAAACTCCGCCGACCATTTTTTGACATTGGATGCCATGATTGCTCCCTATTTCCGATGACGTTGTCCGTACAGCCCCGCGCGGCACAGAAACCCTGGCATCTTAGAAAGCGATCAGCGAAAAGTACAAGGCGCAAATGTGAACAATCCACGACAGCTCTGCCTTTGGGGCGTCTCGCTGATCTGCACCAGCCTCGCTGCCTGCACGACGGCATCGCTCGCACCCCACCGCATCTGCAGCACATCCGGGGCCCAGCCCTGGTCCCTGCTTGGGGAAATCCGCTGGCAGCACGGCAAGCAGTTTGCCGACATGCCAGTGGGCGGCCTGTCATCGATCGACTACGACGCGGGCAGCAATCTGTACTACCTGGTCAGCGATGACCGCTCCGCCCATGGGCCGGCGCGCTTTTACACGGCGCGCATCGAATACGACGCCAGCGGCCTGCATCAGGTCAGGCTGCAAAATGCCCGACCGCTGCTCAGCCCCGCCCAGGCCCCCTACCCCAGCCACCGCCA
This region of Comamonas thiooxydans genomic DNA includes:
- the aqpZ gene encoding aquaporin Z, whose amino-acid sequence is MASNVKKWSAEFLGTFWLTFGGCGSAVLAAAFPEVGIGLLGVSFAFGLTVLTGAYAFGPVSGGHFNPAVSVGLAVAGRFRFAELPGYIIAQVLGAIVAAAALYFIASGKAGAQVADLATNGYGDHSPGKFNMAAALVTEVVLTAVFLLVILGSTTKKAAVGFAGMSIGLCLTLIHLISIPVTNTSVNPARSTGPALFGPAIALEQLWLFWLAPIVGAIIGAVIHKALLGDED